A window of Streptomyces sp. DG1A-41 contains these coding sequences:
- a CDS encoding MFS transporter — protein sequence MTTMAAQPVPVPNTVDARTARKVTLAGCVGIFAELYDNGIFGFMAGTLAAVFFPNSENAIQLVFLGYAVSFFFRPLGAVICGHLGDRIGRQRMLVFVILLISVATAAIGLLPTHASIGIAAPVLLILLRVAQGFSVGGEASGAMSFLAEHAPEGKRGLYTSYAQIASFLSLLTGTLVAAAMTSGLGTERMESWGWRIPFLLAVPLGITGIYIRKRISDTPNFTRLKEKGGLSKNPLKEAFASAEHRRAMLLALFIPLMNGSGYYVLFSYMPTFMSSELDFGKVQGLLVTASSLVAICIAIPYMGRLSDRIGRKKVIAGSAIAMAVVGVPCYLLIGTGNLALAVVGACVMAVVFAGHTGVIHILLVELFPTRVRYSAYGLGYNVSSALFGGTAPLLMTYLIARTGNVNMPAFYAVVTALGTLIAVSRVKDRAHLPLRDA from the coding sequence ATGACCACCATGGCCGCTCAGCCAGTCCCCGTCCCCAACACCGTCGATGCCAGAACAGCCCGGAAGGTCACCCTCGCGGGATGCGTCGGCATCTTCGCCGAGCTCTACGACAACGGCATCTTCGGCTTCATGGCCGGAACGCTCGCCGCCGTCTTCTTCCCCAACTCCGAGAACGCCATCCAGCTCGTCTTCCTCGGCTACGCCGTCTCCTTCTTCTTCCGCCCCCTCGGCGCCGTCATCTGCGGCCACCTCGGCGACCGCATCGGACGCCAGCGGATGCTGGTCTTCGTCATCCTGCTCATCAGCGTCGCCACCGCGGCCATCGGCCTCCTGCCCACCCACGCGAGCATCGGCATCGCGGCGCCGGTCCTGCTGATCCTGCTGCGCGTCGCCCAGGGTTTCTCCGTCGGCGGCGAGGCGTCGGGCGCGATGAGCTTCCTTGCCGAGCACGCCCCGGAGGGCAAGCGCGGCCTCTACACCAGCTACGCGCAGATCGCCTCCTTCCTCTCCCTGCTCACCGGCACGCTGGTCGCCGCCGCCATGACCAGCGGGCTCGGCACCGAACGCATGGAGTCCTGGGGCTGGCGCATACCGTTCCTGCTCGCCGTCCCGCTCGGCATCACCGGCATCTACATCCGCAAGCGCATCAGTGACACGCCCAACTTCACGCGCCTGAAGGAGAAGGGCGGCCTGTCCAAGAACCCCCTGAAGGAGGCGTTCGCCTCCGCCGAGCACCGCCGCGCCATGCTGCTGGCCCTGTTCATCCCCCTGATGAACGGCTCCGGGTACTACGTCCTGTTCAGCTACATGCCCACCTTCATGAGCAGCGAGCTCGACTTCGGCAAGGTCCAGGGGCTGCTCGTCACCGCCTCCAGCCTGGTCGCGATCTGTATCGCCATTCCCTACATGGGCCGTCTCTCCGACCGGATCGGGCGCAAGAAGGTCATCGCCGGCTCGGCGATCGCCATGGCCGTCGTCGGCGTCCCCTGTTACCTGCTGATCGGCACCGGCAACCTCGCCCTCGCCGTCGTTGGCGCCTGTGTCATGGCCGTCGTGTTCGCCGGGCACACTGGCGTCATCCACATCCTGCTCGTCGAACTGTTCCCCACCCGCGTGCGCTACTCCGCCTACGGCCTGGGCTACAACGTCTCCTCCGCGCTCTTCGGCGGCACGGCCCCGCTGCTGATGACCTACCTCATCGCCCGCACGGGCAACGTCAACATGCCGGCCTTCTACGCCGTCGTCACCGCCCTCGGCACGCTCATCGCCGTGTCCCGGGTGAAGGACCGCGCCCACCTGCCCCTGCGCGACGCCTGA
- a CDS encoding SDR family oxidoreductase: MPISDYRTALVTGASTGIGAVVVERLAKRGLEVHAVARNAERLDALARDTGCIPHAVDITDTEALTAALDGLEIDVLVNNAGVSRTGNILTADEFAVDEQVAVNIQAVLHLVRLLMPGMVERDLGHIVNISSIAGVYNFGGNTIYHATKAAVHTLSRQLRVDGYGRRVRVTEICPGRVETEIFGRLLGDMEEAQRQFYDGYESLKPEDIADSIEFAVDAPRHVNLGHIEILPTFQVPGGLNFERREG; the protein is encoded by the coding sequence ATGCCCATCTCCGACTACAGGACGGCCCTCGTCACCGGAGCGTCGACCGGCATCGGAGCCGTGGTCGTCGAGCGACTCGCCAAGCGCGGCCTCGAGGTTCACGCGGTGGCGCGCAACGCCGAGCGGCTCGACGCCCTCGCCCGCGACACCGGTTGCATCCCGCACGCCGTCGACATCACCGACACCGAGGCGCTCACCGCCGCACTGGACGGCCTGGAGATCGACGTTCTCGTCAACAACGCGGGCGTCTCGCGCACCGGCAACATCCTGACCGCTGACGAGTTCGCCGTCGACGAGCAGGTCGCCGTCAACATCCAGGCCGTTCTGCACCTGGTGCGCCTGCTCATGCCCGGCATGGTCGAGCGCGACCTCGGCCACATCGTCAACATCAGCTCCATCGCCGGCGTCTACAACTTCGGCGGCAACACGATCTACCACGCCACCAAGGCGGCCGTGCACACCCTCTCCCGCCAGCTGCGGGTCGACGGTTACGGCCGCCGGGTCCGCGTCACCGAGATCTGCCCGGGGCGCGTGGAGACCGAGATCTTCGGCCGCCTGCTCGGCGACATGGAGGAGGCCCAGCGGCAGTTCTACGACGGCTACGAGTCCCTCAAGCCCGAGGACATCGCCGACTCCATCGAGTTCGCCGTCGACGCGCCCCGGCACGTCAACCTCGGCCACATCGAGATCCTGCCCACCTTCCAGGTCCCCGGCGGCCTCAACTTCGAGCGCCGAGAGGGCTGA
- a CDS encoding aspartate transaminase, protein MDTAERVRRIKPSPSTAAAQRVRELKSQGLTIYDLTVGEPDFDTPDHVKAAAIEAIEAGATKYTPVNGTPRLRSAIAGKLRERHALECTDAQITVGGGAKQVIFLALMATLDEGDEVIVPAPYWVSYPDMVRANDGTPVVVDCPEADGFKLTPERLGAAITAQTRWVVLNTPGNPTGSAYTPAELRALAQVLLDHPRVSVLTDEIYDEIWYREEAAPSLAAVEPQLAERVFLTNGVSKTYAMTGWRLGYGVGPADLVTAINTLQSQTSSCPSSVSQAAAAAALTGPQDFVRDTVRVYRERRDATVKLINDVPKLSCTVPDGGFYLLVNCRHVIGQFTPSGSRIQNDEDFARHLLDSRQVAVIHGAAYGATGYFRISFATSADVLTEACARIAAACAELSSAPSV, encoded by the coding sequence ATGGACACCGCGGAGCGCGTACGCCGTATCAAGCCCTCGCCCAGCACGGCGGCCGCCCAGCGCGTACGCGAACTCAAGAGCCAGGGCCTCACCATCTACGACCTGACCGTCGGCGAGCCCGACTTCGACACCCCCGATCACGTCAAGGCCGCCGCGATCGAGGCGATCGAGGCGGGCGCAACCAAGTACACCCCCGTGAACGGCACGCCGCGACTGCGCTCGGCCATCGCCGGGAAACTCCGCGAGCGCCACGCGCTGGAGTGCACCGACGCGCAGATCACGGTCGGCGGCGGAGCCAAGCAGGTCATCTTCCTCGCCCTGATGGCCACCCTGGACGAAGGGGACGAGGTCATCGTCCCCGCCCCGTACTGGGTGTCCTATCCGGACATGGTCCGCGCGAACGACGGCACACCGGTCGTCGTCGACTGCCCTGAGGCGGACGGCTTCAAGCTGACTCCGGAGCGCCTGGGGGCAGCGATCACCGCACAAACGCGCTGGGTCGTGCTCAACACGCCAGGCAACCCGACCGGATCCGCCTACACCCCTGCCGAACTGCGCGCGCTGGCCCAGGTGTTGCTGGACCATCCACGGGTGAGCGTCCTCACGGACGAGATCTACGACGAGATCTGGTACCGAGAGGAGGCCGCCCCGTCACTGGCTGCTGTCGAACCCCAGCTGGCCGAGCGGGTGTTCCTCACCAACGGCGTCTCCAAGACGTACGCGATGACAGGCTGGCGCCTCGGGTACGGGGTTGGCCCGGCGGATCTGGTGACCGCGATCAACACCCTGCAGTCACAGACGTCCTCCTGCCCCTCCTCCGTGAGCCAGGCCGCCGCTGCCGCCGCGCTCACAGGACCGCAGGACTTCGTCAGGGACACCGTGCGCGTCTACCGCGAACGCCGCGACGCCACGGTGAAGCTCATCAACGACGTTCCGAAGCTCAGCTGCACCGTGCCCGACGGGGGCTTCTACCTCCTGGTGAACTGCCGTCATGTCATAGGGCAGTTCACACCGTCGGGAAGCCGGATCCAGAACGACGAGGACTTCGCCCGCCACCTGCTCGACAGCCGGCAGGTAGCGGTGATCCACGGAGCCGCCTACGGCGCGACCGGCTACTTCCGCATCTCCTTCGCCACGTCAGCGGACGTCCTCACCGAGGCATGCGCGCGCATCGCGGCCGCATGCGCCGAGCTGTCCTCCGCTCCCTCCGTCTGA
- a CDS encoding 4-carboxy-4-hydroxy-2-oxoadipate aldolase/oxaloacetate decarboxylase encodes MIRVSTKFERPDAALVEQLRAFSSATIHEAQGRLGALDSAIKPVDHRMSLCGPAFTVQCAPRDNLMLQTAIAYARPGDVVVVSAGAYEEAGSFGDVLANACQAKGLGGLITDTGVRDTEDLRALGFPVFSRSVSIKGTVKETVGPMCEPVTIGGVLVRPGDVMRADADGVVVIRREDAAEVVTASQERVDAEAGYIAAYRTGKTVVEMCNLAPLLASKGLVIED; translated from the coding sequence ATGATCCGCGTCAGCACGAAGTTCGAGCGGCCTGACGCCGCGCTGGTCGAGCAGCTGCGTGCCTTCTCGTCGGCCACCATCCACGAGGCGCAGGGCCGGCTCGGGGCGCTGGACTCGGCCATCAAGCCGGTCGACCACCGCATGTCCCTGTGCGGCCCCGCCTTCACGGTCCAGTGCGCACCCCGCGACAACCTGATGCTGCAGACCGCCATCGCTTACGCTCGCCCCGGCGATGTCGTGGTCGTGTCCGCCGGCGCCTACGAGGAGGCGGGTTCTTTCGGGGACGTCCTCGCCAACGCCTGCCAGGCCAAGGGGCTCGGCGGCCTGATCACCGACACGGGCGTCCGGGACACCGAGGACCTGCGCGCCCTGGGATTCCCCGTCTTCTCCCGCAGTGTCTCCATCAAGGGCACGGTCAAGGAGACTGTCGGACCGATGTGCGAGCCGGTCACCATCGGCGGCGTACTCGTCCGCCCCGGAGACGTGATGCGGGCCGACGCCGACGGCGTGGTCGTCATTCGCCGCGAGGACGCCGCGGAGGTGGTCACCGCGTCGCAGGAACGAGTCGATGCCGAGGCCGGGTACATTGCTGCCTACCGGACGGGCAAAACCGTCGTCGAGATGTGCAACCTCGCCCCGCTTCTCGCGTCGAAGGGGCTGGTGATCGAGGACTAG
- a CDS encoding transposase — translation MGSKYTKRYTEEFKRDAIALVDSSGKTVTAVARELGISSESLRGWYRKAKAEQGEGAPGELSSAEREELKRLRRENREQQQTIEILKKATAFFVKENDR, via the coding sequence GTGGGAAGCAAGTACACGAAGCGGTACACCGAAGAGTTCAAGCGGGACGCGATCGCGCTCGTCGACTCCTCGGGCAAGACGGTCACGGCGGTCGCCAGGGAACTCGGCATCAGCTCCGAGTCCCTGCGCGGCTGGTACCGCAAGGCGAAGGCGGAGCAGGGCGAGGGCGCTCCCGGCGAATTGAGCAGTGCCGAGCGCGAGGAGCTCAAGCGGCTGCGGCGGGAGAACCGCGAGCAGCAGCAGACGATCGAGATCCTGAAAAAAGCGACCGCCTTCTTCGTGAAGGAGAACGACCGGTGA
- a CDS encoding IS3 family transposase — protein MSELCRFIHAEKANYPIVLLCRVLHVARSSYYAWREGGAARHARQAADDALAHEITVLHVASRRTYGVPRIHAELRRLGRRVNRKRIARVMRERDIRGVTRRKRRSLTRPDKKAKPAPDLIGRDFHAERPGIKLVGDITYLPTAEGWLYLACWLDLATREVVGYAMADHHRAELVVDALDMAYGRGGLEPGCVIHSDRGSEYTSTQFCDRIGELGLQNSCGRTGSCFDNAAAESFWALLKEEIGTRIWPDRATARAEVFTFIETFYNRRRLRKHKTFGYLTPAETRQRHQHALAA, from the coding sequence GTGAGCGAGTTGTGCCGGTTCATCCATGCGGAGAAGGCGAACTACCCGATCGTTCTGTTGTGCCGGGTGCTGCACGTCGCCCGCTCCTCCTACTACGCGTGGCGCGAGGGCGGGGCCGCCCGCCATGCCCGGCAGGCCGCCGACGACGCGCTCGCGCACGAGATCACGGTGCTGCACGTCGCCTCCCGCCGCACCTACGGTGTCCCGCGCATCCACGCCGAACTGCGGCGTCTGGGGCGGCGGGTGAACCGCAAGCGCATCGCCCGCGTGATGCGCGAGCGCGACATCCGAGGCGTCACCCGGCGCAAGCGCCGCTCGTTGACCCGGCCCGACAAGAAGGCGAAGCCGGCCCCTGACCTGATCGGCCGCGACTTCCACGCCGAGCGGCCCGGGATCAAGCTGGTCGGCGACATCACCTACCTGCCCACTGCCGAGGGCTGGCTCTACCTCGCCTGCTGGCTGGACCTGGCCACCCGCGAGGTCGTCGGTTATGCCATGGCTGATCACCACCGCGCAGAACTCGTCGTGGACGCCCTCGACATGGCCTACGGCCGAGGCGGCCTGGAGCCCGGCTGCGTGATCCACAGTGACCGCGGCAGCGAATACACCTCGACTCAGTTCTGCGACCGAATAGGGGAGTTGGGACTGCAGAACAGTTGCGGACGCACCGGATCTTGCTTCGACAACGCGGCCGCGGAGAGTTTCTGGGCCCTGCTCAAGGAAGAGATCGGCACCCGCATCTGGCCCGACCGGGCCACCGCCCGCGCCGAGGTCTTCACCTTCATCGAGACCTTCTACAACCGCCGCCGCCTGCGCAAGCACAAGACCTTCGGCTACCTCACCCCGGCCGAGACCAGACAGCGGCACCAACACGCCCTCGCGGCATAA
- a CDS encoding DNA-binding protein: MEPQSHPDQTRTDIDSSRRRRSVEPVLMDTSEVAAMLDMSTSWVYREASKLGLKGYKLGRGRNAKVLYKRAEIFK, translated from the coding sequence GTGGAACCGCAGTCGCACCCCGACCAGACCCGCACCGATATCGACTCGTCGCGCAGGCGTCGTAGCGTCGAGCCCGTCCTTATGGACACTTCTGAGGTCGCTGCGATGCTCGATATGTCCACGAGCTGGGTCTATAGGGAGGCATCGAAACTGGGCTTGAAGGGCTACAAGCTCGGCCGAGGCAGGAACGCCAAGGTCCTGTACAAGAGGGCCGAGATCTTCAAGTGA
- the panD gene encoding aspartate 1-decarboxylase produces the protein MLRTMFKSKIHRATVTQADLHYVGSVTIDADLLDAADLLPGELVHIVDITNGARLETYVIEGERGSGVVGINGAAAHLVHPGDLVIIISYAQVTDAEARALTPRVVHVDGDNRVVALGADPSEPVPGSDQQRSPQAVRA, from the coding sequence ATGTTGCGTACTATGTTCAAGTCCAAGATCCACCGAGCCACCGTCACCCAGGCCGACCTGCACTACGTGGGATCGGTGACCATCGACGCCGACCTGCTCGACGCCGCCGACCTGCTGCCCGGCGAGCTCGTGCACATCGTGGACATCACCAACGGCGCCCGGCTGGAGACGTACGTGATCGAGGGCGAGCGAGGGTCCGGTGTCGTCGGGATCAACGGGGCCGCCGCCCATCTCGTCCACCCCGGCGACCTCGTGATCATCATCAGCTACGCCCAGGTGACGGACGCCGAGGCGCGGGCACTCACCCCCCGGGTCGTGCACGTGGACGGCGACAACCGGGTCGTGGCCCTCGGCGCCGACCCGTCCGAGCCGGTACCGGGCTCGGACCAGCAGCGCAGCCCGCAGGCCGTCCGGGCCTGA
- a CDS encoding GNAT family N-acetyltransferase has translation MRDLEIRDDRAAGRLEAVSGGEVVGRIEYFALDSPERALVPVHTIVEPAHEGQGIAGALARELYGIAGREHSAVAPLCPYVVKWSERHPDEAPPADEALLTAAKDWLTEHPGRF, from the coding sequence ATGAGGGACCTGGAGATCCGCGACGACCGGGCGGCGGGCCGCCTGGAGGCGGTGTCCGGCGGTGAAGTCGTCGGCCGCATCGAGTACTTCGCCCTCGACAGTCCCGAACGCGCGCTCGTGCCGGTGCACACGATCGTCGAACCGGCCCACGAGGGCCAGGGCATCGCGGGCGCGCTGGCCCGAGAGCTCTACGGCATCGCCGGCCGCGAGCACAGCGCCGTCGCCCCGCTCTGCCCCTACGTCGTCAAGTGGTCCGAGCGCCATCCCGACGAGGCTCCACCGGCTGACGAGGCACTGCTGACAGCGGCGAAGGACTGGCTGACCGAACACCCCGGCCGCTTCTGA